In Lycium ferocissimum isolate CSIRO_LF1 chromosome 7, AGI_CSIRO_Lferr_CH_V1, whole genome shotgun sequence, the sequence AACTTCAACTGGAAAAATCTTTCCAACTGGATGAACTCTGATGGGATTCTTTTCAATACAGTTGAAGATTTAGACAAGCTTGGATTAATGTATTTTCGTCGAAAATTAGGAGTACCTGTTTGGGCAATTGGACCAATACTTTGGCCAGCAAGTAGTACTAAACAAAGTGCTTGTAAAGAAACAGAGAAGTGCATCAAATTTCTTGatgaaaaagaagcaaaatCAGTGCTTTACATTTCTTTTGGCTCTCAGAACACAATATCAGCATCACAAATGATGGAATTGGCAAAAGCCTTGGATAATGCTAGTGGAGTAAACTTCATATGGGTTGTTAGGCCTCCTTTGGGTTTTGACATAAACATGGAGTTCAGAGCAGAGGAATGGCTACCTGAGGGGTTTGTTCAACGCGTTTTCGAGGATCAAAACGGGGGACTCATAGTGCCAAAATGGGCTCCTCAGGtatgtgaccatctcatctaaacGTCTAAATTATTAGAGATTTCACatttttaattacttaattattttatatctcAAAACGCTACCTCACACATGAGCTTGATTCTTTCTTTGGTCAAACACCTGAAcgtattttttgctttttggatGGCCGCAAGATTTGAACCTAGTACCTCTTGCCTGCTCAAATATTAGACAAGTCTGTAATCATGTTATCTAAAAGCTTAATTTTTGTCTCAACAGGTTGAAATCTTGGCACACAAATCAGTTGGAGCTTTCTTGACACATTGCGGATGGAATTCAGTGTTGGAATCACTTGGGAATGGAGTGCCACTTCTTGGTTGGCCCATTGCAGCAGAGCAATTTTACAATGCAAAATTCTTGGAGCAAGATGTTGGTGTTTGTGTTGAGGTGGCTAGAGGGAACAATTCTCAAGTTAAGCATGAGCATATATTGGAAAAGATTGAGTTGGTTATGGCGGGAAATGAGAAAGGGAAGGAAATCAGAAGGAAAGCTTGTGAAGTTAGGGAAATGATAGGAGGTGCTATTATAGATGATGAGGATTTCAAAGGGTCATCTATTAAAGCAATGGATGAGTTTCTTAATGCAGCTTTGTCCATGAACAAGATGTCAAATGGAGATCATCTGCTGATGACTAGCCAAAAAGAGAATATGAAGAAGATGTCAATTGATGTAAGGATTAATGAAAATACGTCGAAAAGTTGGGAAGACCATTCTTCTACATGGTGTTAATGATAggatacaaaatatatatatattagatgaAAGTAATTGTGTAACGTAGAAAATAACCGAAGTGTGGGGGTGTGAGCTCCCTGTAGTTCCCCTTCCCCTTGCCCCCTTCCCCCTCCCTTAaaaacgaaaaaagaaaaaaacttaattgtttgcttttgtgtattttattttagtgTTTGTTTTCTTCCTCCTTCAGCTTAATCGTCCTTTTAAATTGTGTTTGGTTTGATGGAAGCAGAAGGGAGCATACCAGAAAAACAAGTGCAGATAACTCAATATAATAAAGATTGATATTTAATCTGATAAAATTGATATTTAATCTGATAAAATCATGATACTCCAATAAGATGCTATAATAGGTCAAGCTACAGCGATAATGTAAATTTTCTTACACTACCTGTATATATAACTTtaatatcttcttttttatCGTCTAATCTAGGACACAAAAAGACACATGGAGGAGTAGTTCTCCACTTTTCCATACCAATTGGGATGGGAAAgaaaattttcttataataaccaCCTGAGAGGCTGAGACAACATAATATCTAGAAATCATAAAAAACAAGAGTAACTCATATAAACTAAACTTGAAGAAGGTTCCTTCAATTAAAATCTTTAGCTAAATTTGCATACTTAACTTTGTAAGATAGTCTAAAGAACAATTGAAGAAACTTTTGCTTGCATTATATTATTTGGTCGACTATCAGAAATgattacattttaaaaattatacataaatgttcctttttagcttttttttcctttggtttCCCACTGATCAGTGTCCGGTATCCTCATTGGAGTTCTATTATATCTAGATTCGCACCGTATTGATCCCATTCAGGAGAAGCACTCCCTACCAAGGATTTTTCTATATCCAGGACTCGAACCTGGTTAAGAAAGAAGTAGCCCCATCCGCTGCAATACATTCTTTTTAGCTCTCTTTCACGCTTGAAGTATTGCTCCACAAAACTCTATTTATTTTAGGGTGGTTGTTGGGCAGACCCGTATTTCTTGGTTTTAATGGGCTGCATTAACTGTAAGCAAAAACTATGGTATAATGTCTCCTCCTGATAATTTCTTGGCTCTAAATGTCTGGTTATTATTGGAATAGGGTTCTTATTGACTAAGTGCTTTTAGCATGAAAAACATTCGCTCAGATTTATATATTACTGTAACCTAAATACCTCTTTGctactataaaaaaaattagtaatttgtggaggttgaaaATTACAATTTGCGAAGGTAATCTGATAAAATCATGATACTCCAATAAGATGCTACAATAGATCAAGCTACAGCGATAATGTAAATTTTCTTACACTACCTGTATATATAACTTtaatatcttcttttttatCGTCTAATCTAGGACACAAAAAGACACATGGAGTAGTTCTCCACTTTTCCATACCAATTGGGATGGGAAAGAAAGGTTTCTTATAATAACCACCTGAGAGGCTGAGACAACATAATATCTAGAAATCATAAAAAACAAGAGTAACTCATATAAACTAAACTTGAAGAAGGTTCCTTCAATTAAAATCTTTAGCTAAATTTGCATACTTAACTTTGTAAGATAGCCTAAAGAACAATTGAAGAAACTTTTGCTTGCATTATATTAGCTGGTCGACTATCAAAAATgattacattttaaaaattatacataAATGATCCTTTTTAGCTTCTTCTTTCCTTTGGTTTCGCACTGATCAGTATCCGATATCCTCGTTGGAGTTCTATTATATCTAGATTCGCACCGTATTGGTCCCATTCAGGGGAAGCGCTCCCTATCAAGAATTTTTCTATACCCAAGACTCGAACCTGATTAAGGAAAGAGTGGCCCCATTCACTGCAACACATTCTTTTTAGCTCTTTTTCATGCTTGAAGTATTGCTCCACAAAACTCTATTTATTTTAGGGTGGTTGTTAGGCGGACCCGTATTTCTTGGTTTTAATGGGCCGCATTAACTGTAAGCAATAACTATGGTATAATGTCTCCTCCTGATAATTTCTTGGCTCTAAATGTCTAGTTATTATTGGAATAGGGTTCTTAATGACTAAGTGCTTTTAGCATGAAAAACATTCGCTCAGATTTATATATTACTGTAAACTAAATACCTCTTTGCTACTATAAAAAAATGC encodes:
- the LOC132061821 gene encoding UDP-glycosyltransferase 92A1-like encodes the protein MEKKKGTILLFPFMAQGHIIPFLSLAFKLEQKGYKIIFVNTPLNIKKLKSSIPQNSSISLLEIPFNSSEHGLPPNTENTDSLPYKLSLQFTTISSSLEHSFRNLVSNLVQKPLCIISDMFFGWSANIAHEFGIFHVIFSGASGFGLACYYSMWLNLPHKKTKNSVFTMPDFQEAGNLDVSQLSPSLLAADSNDPYTNFNWKNLSNWMNSDGILFNTVEDLDKLGLMYFRRKLGVPVWAIGPILWPASSTKQSACKETEKCIKFLDEKEAKSVLYISFGSQNTISASQMMELAKALDNASGVNFIWVVRPPLGFDINMEFRAEEWLPEGFVQRVFEDQNGGLIVPKWAPQVEILAHKSVGAFLTHCGWNSVLESLGNGVPLLGWPIAAEQFYNAKFLEQDVGVCVEVARGNNSQVKHEHILEKIELVMAGNEKGKEIRRKACEVREMIGGAIIDDEDFKGSSIKAMDEFLNAALSMNKMSNGDHLLMTSQKENMKKMSIDVRINENTSKSWEDHSSTWC